In one Populus nigra chromosome 12, ddPopNigr1.1, whole genome shotgun sequence genomic region, the following are encoded:
- the LOC133668925 gene encoding isoleucine N-monooxygenase 2-like, producing MEYLAATSFTTLLSFPTSLLVLAIILFYFIQSHRNVKKHPLPPGPKPWPIVGCLPTMLRNKPVYRWIHNLMKEMNTEIACIRLGNVHVIPVICPDIACEFLKAQDNTFASRPHTMATDLISSGYLATILSPSGDQWNKMKKVLMTHVLSPKKHQWLYSKRVEEADHLVHYVYNQCKKSAHQGGIVNLRTAAQHYCANVTRKMLFNKRFFGEGMKDGGPGFEEEEYVDAFFSCLNHIYAFCISDFLPSLIGLDLDGHEKVVIENHRIINKYHDPIIHERVQQWKDGAKKDTEDLLDILITLKDPDGNPLLSKDEIKAQITEIMVAAVDNPSNACEWAFAEMLNQPEILEKATQELDRVVGKERLVQESDFSHLNYVKACAREAFRLHPVAPFNVPHVPAADTTVANYFIPKGSYVLLSRLGLGRNPKVWDEPLKFKPERHLNEMEKVVLTENNLRFISFSTGKRGCIGVTLGTSMTTMLFARLLQAFTWSLPPHQSSIDLTIAEDSMALAKPLCALAKPRLPPQMYPGY from the exons ATGGAATATCTTGCTGCAACTTCCTTCACAACCCTATTAAGCTTCCCAACTTCACTTCTTGTCTTAGCAATCATACTGTTTTACTTCATCCAATCCCATAGGAATGTCAAGAAACACCCATTGCCACCCGGTCCAAAACCATGGCCTATTGTTGGATGCCTCCCTACCATGCTCCGAAACAAGCCAGTGTATCGATGGATACACAATCTCATGAAAGAAATGAACACTGAAATAGCTTGTATCCGTTTAGGAAATGTTCATGTGATTCCTGTCATTTGTCCTGATATTGCTTGTGAATTCTTAAAAGCACAAGATAATACCTTTGCATCTAGACCTCATACCATGGCCACAGATCTCATCTCGAGCGGTTACTTAGCAACAATTCTCTCTCCCTCTGGAGACCAAtggaataaaatgaagaaagttCTTATGACTCATGTACTTTCTCCTAAAAAACATCAGTGGCTTTATAGCAAAAGAGTTGAAGAAGCTGATCACCTTGTTCATTACGTGTATAACCAGTGCAAGAAGTCTGCGCATCAAGGTGGCATTGTGAATTTGAGAACTGCTGCCCAGCACTACTGTGCAAATGTGACTAGGAAGATGCTGTTCAACAAGAGGTTTTTTGGGGAGGGAATGAAAGATGGTGGACCTGGTTTTGAGGAAGAGGAGTATGTGGATGCATTTTTCAGTTGCCTTAATCATATATATGCATTTTGCATCTCGGATTTTTTGCCATCTTTGATAGGGCTTGACTTAGATGGGCATGAGAAGGTGGTGATAGAGAATCATAGGATCATCAATAAATACCATGATCCCATAATCCATGAGAGGGTTCAACAATGGAAGGATGGTGCAAAGAAGGATACGGAGGACTTGCTTGATATTTTAATTACCCTAAAAGATCCTGATGGCAATCCCCTGTTGTCAAAAGATGAGATAAAAGCTCAAATTACA GAAATAATGGTTGCAGCAGTGGACAATCCATCAAATGCTTGTGAATGGGCATTCGCAGAGATGCTAAACCAACCTGAGATACTTGAAAAGGCTACTCAAGAACTGGATAGAGTGGTCGGAAAGGAGAGACTTGTCCAAGAATCAGACTTCTCGCATCTCAATTACGTGAAGGCATGTGCTAGAGAAGCATTCAGGCTTCACCCTGTTGCACCATTTAACGTTCCTCATGTGCCGGCCGCCGATACAACAGTTGCCAACTACTTCATCCCGAAAGGTTCCTATGTTCTGCTTAGCCGTCTAGGACTGGGCAGAAACCCTAAAGTATGGGATGAGCCGCTCAAGTTCAAGCCAGAGCGCCACCTCAATGAAATGGAGAAGGTGGTGCTGACTGAGAATAATCTGCGATTCATTTCGTTTTCCACTGGAAAACGTGGGTGCATAGGTGTGACACTTGGGACTTCAATGACTACCATGCTATTTGCTAGACTTCTTCAAGCGTTTACTTGGAGTTTACCACCTCATCAATCCAGCATCGACCTTACCATTGCAGAAGACAGCATGGCTCTTGCAAAACCACTGTGTGCACTTGCAAAACCACGCTTGCCTCCACAAATGTATCCCGGATACTGA